The segment AACGGGAGGCGGGAGAGGGCGTCGCCGAGCGGGCCGGTGGGCCGGGCAGTGCGTTGGGCAGTCACCGCAGCACCGCCTCGTCGACGTCGACCAGGTCCAGAACCGCGCCGGCGGCGGCCGAGGCGAGGACGGCCTGCTGCTGGTGGGGCAGGCCGAGGCGGTTGGCGGTGAACAGCTGGTGGTGGGCGAGGACGGCGCGCTGCCCCCGCCACAGCTGGCCCTCGTCGGCCAGCGCCCGCAGGGTCAGGCCGTAGATGGCGAACGCGCCGAACCAGGAGGCGGCGTGGGCGAGTCGGCCCTCCAGGAGCGTGGAGCCAGGGGTGGTGTCGGCCTGCAGCAGGGTGCGGGAGGCGTCGACCAGGCGACGGTCCAGGATGGCCAGCCGGGGACCGTCTGCGGGCCGGTTCTCGGCGACCTGCGCCCAGGTGTCGCCGATCTCGTACCAGTCGAGCCCCGCGCCGCGCATCGCGGCGGTGCCGAGCAGCAGCCACAGCTCGGCCCGCTGGTCGGGGAGTTCGCCGCGGTGGACGGCGGCGAGGTAGATGAGGGCGTGGCGGCTGTCCTGGTGGAAGAGGCGGTGGGCGGCGGGCAGCGCGGCGGCTCCGCCGAAGGCGTAGGTCTCCGGCTCGTAGACGGCCGGGGTCCAGTCGTCGATCATGCCCGCCTCGCGGCACATGTCCAGGGCCTCGTTGACCGCGGCCGCGGTGGTGGCGGCCCCCAGAATGCCGGAGGCGGACTCGCGGTAGCGCAGCCGCCAGCGGTCGCCCTTGCGCAGGAAGTGCCAGCAGTCGATCAGCCCCTGGTCTTCCAGGGATATCAGGGCCGGGCCGAGGAGCCGGACGGCGTGCTCCTCGGGGTTGTCGGTGGCCAGGTGCAGGTGGACCTGCGTCCAGGCGCGGTCGCCGGTGGCGAGCACCAGGGTTCTCCTTGTCGAGTCGGGTCGGGTCAGACGAGCAGCAGCAGGGCGTCCCAGCCGGTGCCGGGGGTCTCGGCGGCCAGGGAGCAGCGGGCGAGGGAGATGCCGGCGGTGCCTTCGAGCAGGCCCTGTCCGGTCGCGGCGGGGACCGGGGTGGGCAGGGTGCTGGCGGCGGCGAGGATGCGCATGCCGGTGGTGTGGTCGGTGCGTTCGGCGAAGCGCCGGGCAGCCAGGCGGACGCCGGCCGTGCCGTGGCAGACCGTCTCGTCGGTGAGGCTGTGCACCTGGTCGGGGTCTTCGAGGGCGTCGAGGAAGGCGGCTTCGGCGGTGCGGGCGCGCGCGGGGTCGCCGGTGGCGCGGGCGGCGTGGTGCAGGGCGGTAGCGATGCCGGGGGTGCCGTAGCACCAGGACGGGCGCAGCGGCTTCGACTGGCGGGTTTCGCCCTGGTCGGCCTCGGCGGCGGTCAGTGCCTCGGGCCACCAGGCGCGGGCGGCGCCGTTCTGCTGCCAGGCGTCCAGCCAGTCGAGGATCCGCTCGATCGCCTCCAGCTGGCCCGGGACGCGGGTGCCGTCGAGGTGGGCGAGGGCCAGCAGGGCGAGCGGGCCGGGGATGCCGTGCGCGATGCCGAAGTTGCCGTGCCCGCCCGGGTACCGCTCGTCCGGCTCGCCGCTTGGCGCGAGGTGCGTCCACCAGCCGGAGCGCCCGTGCACCGGCACGGTCAGCCGCACCAGGTAGCCGAGGACTTCCCGCAGCAGTTCCTGTTCGCCCCGGACCCGCAGGTGCGCGCCGAGGCCGGTCAGCCCGCTGAGGAGGTCGAACTCGTGGAAGGCGGGGCGCTGCCCCGCGTCCATGCGGTGGTGGGCTGCGGCCAGACGCTTTCGGACGATGTCCTCCACCGCGGCGTTCAGGCCCATACGCGGCCGCTCGTAGACCCGCGGGCCGTGGAGCGCGGCCAGGTGCAGGACGTGGGCGACGGCGGGCGCGCCGTAGAACACCCCGGCCCCGGAGAAGGAGTTCACGGGCTGGCGCACGCACGCGGTGATCCACTCGTGCGCGGCCTCCCAGTCGCCCCGGCCGGTGGTGGCGCGCTCGATGTGCAGCAGCGCGGTGGCCAGGCCTCCCTTGGCCAGGGACTGGCCCCACTGGGCGGAGACCTCGGCGGGCGGTGCGAGCAGTTCGGCGGTCATGCCGGCTGTCCTTCCTGATCACGGACGGTGAGGGTGAGGGCGGCGGCGCGGGCCAGGCGGCGGCAGATCCGCTCGCTGGCCGCATCGAGGCCGACAGCGCGGGCGTGGTGCAGGTGCAGCAGCGAGCCGAGGACGTCGGCGGGATCCAGTTCGCCGTCCCGGTCGAGTGCCGCCCGGTAGCGGGCCACTGCCTCGGCCCGCGCGTACCAGGCCGCAGCGAGGGCGCGGCCTTCCTCGGTGAGCGCCAGCCGGTCGGGTCGGTCGGCGAGTTCGGCGGCCAGCCGCGGGGCGGTGCGCGGCAGCGCGATCTCGCTGTGCCGGGGCACCCTCTCCAGCAGCCAGGCGTGGCCGGCCCGCTCGCCGAGCAGTGCGGTGGCGAGGTCGAGCATGCTCGCCGCGGTGACGGTGGCCGGGTCGGTGGAGGTGGCGCGTTGGTAGGCGAGTTGGGCAAGCACTGCCCGGGAGTCGGCGGCGAAGAACGACTCCGCCGCCCGCAGCGCGGCCCCGCGCCCGTAGCGTCCGGCCTCCGGCAGGTAGGTGTCGATCTCCATCCGCGTCAGCAGGCCCTCCTCCCGCATCTGCTCGGCCCACCGGCCGATGCGCTCGGCGGCCAGCGACCACGCGGCGACGGCGGAGACGGGGATGCGCAGGCGCACGTGGGGCTCGGGGTCGGTGTGCCGCAGGAACCACCACTGCGGCGGGACCACCCAACCGGCAGCCAACCCGGGTACGCGTGCCAGGAGTTCACCGGCGCGGCGCGGGTTGCCGAACAGGCGGGCCGACAGCCACCCGGACGCGCCGGGCAGGTGCCCGGACCGGACGGTGGCCGGCCTTCCGGGCCGCGGGCGGGTGGCGGGCAGCGGGGCGCGGGTGGAGTGCAGTTGCACGGTGATCTCGTGGGCCCGGCCGCACCACCGGTTGTCGTCCGCCCTGGGGGCCTCGATCAGGATCGCGGTCGGCTCGCGGAGCAGGTGCTCGCGCAGCAGCACCAGGTGCTCCGGCAGGCGCAGGTCCAGGGGCAGCCGCAGGTCGTTCTGCGACAGGTACACCGCCGCCGGGACGTTGTAGCGGGCGATCCACTCGTCCGCCGCCGCCTGCCACTCCTCCCACTCGGCGTCCTTGCCGGGAAGGTCGGCGGCGGGCAGGTTCCAGCGCGCCGCCGACAGCACCACCTCCCCGTAGCGCACCCGCGGCAGGTAGGGCAGCTGCCCGGCCGCGCCCCAGTTGAACGCGGTCAGCCACGGGGTGTGGGCGTGGGTGATCTCGCACAGGAACCGCACCAGCGGGTCGGTGTTCGCCCGGAAGTCCACCGCGTTGAGGACCCGCACCTCCACCGGGCGCCGGTCGGCGAGCCGCACCAGCCACATCCGCCGCTCGTCCGCGCACACCCCCAACTCCTCAAGCCGCAGCACCGATCCGATCTGCGGGTACTCGCCCAGCGCTAGCAGGGGCATGAGTGCCGGGGCCCGGGAGACGTTCTCCGCTCGGCCGTACAGCGGCGGCGCGGACACCTGCACCACCAAGGCGTCGGCCCGCAGCGGTGGCGCGGCGGCGATCGCCGCCTCCAGCTCGTGCCGGCGCTCGGGCTCCAGCAGGTACAGGAACCGGCCCGCGGTCGTCCCCGCCCCGCGCGGCACCGCCTGCACCACCGGGGTGAACGGCACGGCCCCGTACGTGAACGGCCCTGCACCGTAGGCCGACAGCCGCACCGTCAGCTCGGCGTGCGGCTGCACCGCCCCCTCGGGCACCGGGTCGGGGGCGAGGTGCTCCAGCAGCGGGCCGTTGAGGTTGACCTCGTCCAGGCACTCGACTGCGGCCTTCTGCGCCAGCGCCATGAGCTGGGCGTCGCGCCGTCCGAACTGCGGCGGCACGTCGGGCAGGACCGAGTCCCGGTAGCGGGCGGGGAAGCCCAGCCCGGTGTCCGGGTTCACCAGCTCGACCACCGGCACCACCGCGCCCGGCCCGAACCGCTCCGCGAACCGGCGGTGGTAGTCCACCCACACCGGGTTCCCGCCGGGGAACGGCGACAGCCGGGTCAGCACCTCGGCCG is part of the Kitasatospora cineracea genome and harbors:
- a CDS encoding lantibiotic dehydratase; the protein is MYAVAGPALLRAAARPAEAGPSWWPDLADTGPHATANWRAWLQHVWTDADFAAAVEVAAGPQLAARVREVVFNFDHVPRRRLRRLTASVMQYALRQQRPTPFGLFAGVTAVPFGEAAAAPRWGAPRAVARPDARWLAGVVRELEEAVGDLLPVTANQLRVRRGERVVLPVVRNPQDGEPAEVSVRATGPVLAVLEAADGPLSVTLGELADRFPAAPAATVRAMLGELVRQGFLISILHLPTTAADPLGHLLAIAHTTGLDQTPAAAALLNELRTLREQLTRHNESTDPPQQRTLRTRLGRQQAGRSGEVPPLMVDLRLDAGPAALPRRVASLVAGAAEVLTRLSPFPGGNPVWVDYHRRFAERFGPGAVVPVVELVNPDTGLGFPARYRDSVLPDVPPQFGRRDAQLMALAQKAAVECLDEVNLNGPLLEHLAPDPVPEGAVQPHAELTVRLSAYGAGPFTYGAVPFTPVVQAVPRGAGTTAGRFLYLLEPERRHELEAAIAAAPPLRADALVVQVSAPPLYGRAENVSRAPALMPLLALGEYPQIGSVLRLEELGVCADERRMWLVRLADRRPVEVRVLNAVDFRANTDPLVRFLCEITHAHTPWLTAFNWGAAGQLPYLPRVRYGEVVLSAARWNLPAADLPGKDAEWEEWQAAADEWIARYNVPAAVYLSQNDLRLPLDLRLPEHLVLLREHLLREPTAILIEAPRADDNRWCGRAHEITVQLHSTRAPLPATRPRPGRPATVRSGHLPGASGWLSARLFGNPRRAGELLARVPGLAAGWVVPPQWWFLRHTDPEPHVRLRIPVSAVAAWSLAAERIGRWAEQMREEGLLTRMEIDTYLPEAGRYGRGAALRAAESFFAADSRAVLAQLAYQRATSTDPATVTAASMLDLATALLGERAGHAWLLERVPRHSEIALPRTAPRLAAELADRPDRLALTEEGRALAAAWYARAEAVARYRAALDRDGELDPADVLGSLLHLHHARAVGLDAASERICRRLARAAALTLTVRDQEGQPA
- a CDS encoding lanthionine synthetase C family protein translates to MTAELLAPPAEVSAQWGQSLAKGGLATALLHIERATTGRGDWEAAHEWITACVRQPVNSFSGAGVFYGAPAVAHVLHLAALHGPRVYERPRMGLNAAVEDIVRKRLAAAHHRMDAGQRPAFHEFDLLSGLTGLGAHLRVRGEQELLREVLGYLVRLTVPVHGRSGWWTHLAPSGEPDERYPGGHGNFGIAHGIPGPLALLALAHLDGTRVPGQLEAIERILDWLDAWQQNGAARAWWPEALTAAEADQGETRQSKPLRPSWCYGTPGIATALHHAARATGDPARARTAEAAFLDALEDPDQVHSLTDETVCHGTAGVRLAARRFAERTDHTTGMRILAAASTLPTPVPAATGQGLLEGTAGISLARCSLAAETPGTGWDALLLLV
- a CDS encoding thiopeptide-type bacteriocin biosynthesis protein, with translation MLATGDRAWTQVHLHLATDNPEEHAVRLLGPALISLEDQGLIDCWHFLRKGDRWRLRYRESASGILGAATTAAAVNEALDMCREAGMIDDWTPAVYEPETYAFGGAAALPAAHRLFHQDSRHALIYLAAVHRGELPDQRAELWLLLGTAAMRGAGLDWYEIGDTWAQVAENRPADGPRLAILDRRLVDASRTLLQADTTPGSTLLEGRLAHAASWFGAFAIYGLTLRALADEGQLWRGQRAVLAHHQLFTANRLGLPHQQQAVLASAAAGAVLDLVDVDEAVLR